The following are encoded together in the Wolbachia endosymbiont (group E) of Neria commutata genome:
- the tldD gene encoding metalloprotease TldD, whose product MPDNINLDQIFFAQNNVNINNVYKIVNSALSNSDGGELFLEFCQSESLLFDDNILKHVDLNTRRGFGLRSFCGDSTSFVCSSEISEKEISNAASIVKHSSALNKTNSVNLNEETKKLYSRVNPIKEIDLSSKIKLLNKVNEYVRFKNSSVKQVKITLSGEWQVVQIIKDGAYRVSDIRPLVRFNVLVVIEKNGRIERGSAGHGGRDSYSEFVSEKKWKDVANQALAQALINLEAAPSPAGEMTVVLGSGWPGVLLHEAIGHGLEGDFNRKKVSAFSNSIGKQIAASGITIVDDGTLPNLRGSISIDDEGTPSGYNVLIEDGILKGYMQDHMNAKLMDVKPTGNGRRESYKEIIIPRMTNTYMLPGKHTPEEIISSVKKGLYAVNFGGGQVDITSGKFVFSSSEAYLIENGKVTQPVKGATLIGDGPTVLKKVSMIGNDLKLDPGVGTCSKDGQSIPVGVGQPTLKVDSITVGGTEV is encoded by the coding sequence ATGCCAGACAATATAAATCTAGATCAAATATTTTTTGCTCAAAACAATGTTAATATTAATAACGTATATAAAATAGTCAATAGCGCTTTGAGCAACAGTGATGGTGGCGAGCTATTTTTAGAATTTTGCCAGTCAGAATCTCTACTTTTTGATGATAATATATTAAAGCATGTGGATTTAAATACCAGGAGAGGGTTTGGTTTAAGGTCTTTTTGTGGCGATAGTACATCTTTCGTTTGTTCCTCTGAAATTAGCGAAAAAGAAATCAGTAACGCAGCTTCTATAGTAAAGCACTCATCTGCACTGAATAAAACCAATTCAGTAAATTTAAATGAAGAGACAAAAAAATTATATTCAAGAGTTAACCCAATCAAAGAAATAGATTTAAGTTCAAAAATTAAGCTACTTAATAAAGTAAATGAATACGTAAGATTCAAAAATAGTTCTGTAAAGCAAGTAAAAATAACTTTAAGCGGGGAATGGCAAGTTGTACAAATAATAAAGGATGGTGCCTACAGAGTAAGCGATATAAGGCCTCTAGTGCGCTTTAATGTACTGGTTGTTATAGAGAAAAATGGTCGAATCGAAAGAGGTTCTGCAGGGCATGGTGGAAGAGACTCCTATAGTGAATTTGTTTCCGAGAAGAAGTGGAAAGATGTTGCAAATCAAGCCCTGGCACAAGCATTAATAAATCTTGAAGCAGCACCATCTCCAGCTGGAGAAATGACAGTTGTTTTGGGATCAGGTTGGCCAGGAGTTCTATTGCATGAGGCTATAGGCCATGGGCTCGAAGGTGATTTTAATCGCAAAAAAGTTTCAGCATTTTCAAATTCTATAGGTAAACAAATAGCGGCTAGTGGTATCACAATAGTTGATGACGGAACCCTACCTAATTTACGTGGTTCTATTAGTATAGATGATGAAGGCACTCCATCTGGCTATAATGTATTGATAGAAGATGGGATCCTCAAGGGTTACATGCAGGATCATATGAACGCTAAACTTATGGATGTTAAGCCAACTGGTAACGGCAGAAGAGAAAGTTACAAAGAAATTATTATACCACGTATGACAAACACTTATATGTTACCTGGAAAGCACACACCAGAAGAAATAATATCTAGTGTGAAGAAAGGGCTATATGCAGTAAATTTTGGCGGTGGACAGGTTGATATAACATCGGGAAAATTTGTTTTTTCCTCTTCGGAAGCCTATTTAATAGAAAATGGTAAAGTTACACAGCCAGTTAAGGGAGCAACACTCATTGGGGATGGTCCAACCGTGCTGAAAAAAGTGTCTATGATTGGCAATGATCTTAAGTTAGACCCAGGTGTTGGTACATGCTCCAAAGATGGACAGAGCATACCAGTTGGAGTTGGCCAGCCAACGCTTAAAGTTGATTCAATAACTGTTGGCGGAACTGAAGTATAA
- a CDS encoding aspartate carbamoyltransferase catalytic subunit: MKSGRNLLSISDFTINDVENITKLANQYLKKEVANANILKNKTVINLFFEDSTRTLASFEIAAKSLGANVVTLPVKSSSINKGEDLKDMVKTLNAMNPNYIIIRHKNSGIINTLAEHVSCSLINAGDGRSEHPTQALADYLVISSHKKQIKDLKIVICGDILHSRVARSNIRLLKMFGAKISLVAPPTLICKSFPEVDSIHYSLIEGIKEADVIMLLRLQKERMDNSCFVPSEKEYFHLYGLDSQKLSCAKTNAIVMHPGPVNRGVEISSDIADDVILQQVECGLAVRKAVLYYLPIAGSFTLATLT, encoded by the coding sequence ATGAAGAGCGGAAGGAATTTGTTAAGCATCTCGGATTTTACAATCAACGATGTAGAAAATATAACTAAATTGGCTAATCAGTACCTTAAAAAAGAAGTAGCAAATGCTAATATCTTAAAAAATAAAACAGTAATAAATTTATTCTTTGAAGATTCAACACGTACACTTGCATCTTTTGAAATAGCAGCAAAAAGCCTTGGAGCAAACGTTGTAACTTTACCAGTAAAATCTTCTTCTATTAACAAAGGAGAAGATCTAAAGGACATGGTTAAAACGCTAAATGCTATGAATCCTAATTACATAATAATCAGGCACAAAAATAGTGGTATTATTAATACGTTGGCTGAGCACGTTAGCTGCTCGTTAATCAACGCAGGCGATGGAAGAAGTGAGCATCCAACTCAGGCCCTTGCAGACTACCTTGTAATTAGCAGTCATAAAAAGCAAATAAAGGATCTCAAAATTGTAATATGTGGCGATATTTTGCATAGTAGAGTTGCAAGATCAAATATAAGATTGCTAAAAATGTTTGGAGCAAAAATAAGTTTAGTTGCTCCACCAACTTTGATTTGCAAGAGTTTTCCTGAAGTAGACTCAATACATTATTCGTTAATTGAAGGTATAAAGGAAGCTGATGTGATTATGCTCCTCAGATTGCAGAAAGAACGGATGGATAATAGTTGTTTTGTTCCTTCGGAGAAAGAATATTTCCATTTATATGGGCTTGACTCGCAAAAGCTATCATGCGCAAAAACAAATGCGATCGTTATGCACCCAGGACCAGTAAATAGAGGAGTTGAGATTAGCAGTGATATAGCAGATGATGTTATTTTACAGCAAGTAGAATGTGGATTGGCAGTACGTAAGGCAGTTCTGTATTATCTACCTATTGCAGGATCTTTTACCTTAGCAACGCTTACGTAA
- the rpsL gene encoding 30S ribosomal protein S12: MPTINQLVRKGRLRLTHKKKVPALGESNPQRRGVCTKVYTTTPKKPNSALRKVARVRISGYGEVTAYIPGEGHNLQEHSVVLIRGGRVKDLPGVRYHIIRGALDLRGVQNRKKSRSKYGVKKSG, from the coding sequence ATGCCTACAATAAATCAGTTAGTACGTAAGGGTAGATTGAGATTGACCCATAAGAAAAAAGTGCCAGCTTTGGGGGAAAGCAATCCTCAAAGGAGAGGTGTTTGCACTAAAGTATATACCACCACTCCTAAGAAGCCTAACTCGGCACTCCGTAAAGTAGCCAGAGTGAGAATTAGTGGGTATGGTGAAGTAACGGCTTACATACCAGGTGAAGGTCATAATTTACAAGAACACTCAGTTGTTCTGATACGTGGTGGAAGGGTAAAAGACTTACCTGGTGTACGTTATCATATAATAAGAGGCGCCCTTGATCTGCGTGGTGTGCAAAACCGAAAGAAATCTCGTTCAAAATATGGTGTAAAGAAATCTGGTTAA
- the rpsG gene encoding 30S ribosomal protein S7: MARRNEAKKREVSPDSRYGSVLLMRFINTIMKCGKKSVAERIIYDALSSVEKKIDEGGLSIFETAVENVTPSIEVRSRRIGGATYQVPVEVRKDRAVSLALRWIAKAFSAARKKSGKSSADCLQSEILDAYNKRGGAFKMCEEKYKMAEANKAFSHLRF; this comes from the coding sequence ATGGCTCGTCGGAATGAAGCAAAAAAAAGAGAAGTAAGTCCTGATTCGCGTTATGGCAGCGTTTTGTTGATGCGTTTTATTAATACAATTATGAAATGTGGCAAAAAATCTGTTGCAGAAAGAATCATTTATGACGCTTTGTCTTCAGTTGAAAAGAAAATAGATGAAGGTGGATTGTCAATTTTTGAAACGGCTGTGGAAAACGTTACACCTTCTATAGAAGTGCGTTCTCGGCGTATTGGTGGTGCAACTTATCAAGTGCCTGTAGAAGTTCGAAAAGATAGAGCAGTCTCTTTAGCGTTAAGGTGGATTGCTAAAGCATTTTCTGCTGCTCGAAAAAAAAGTGGAAAAAGTTCTGCTGATTGTCTGCAGTCTGAAATATTGGATGCATATAACAAGCGTGGTGGTGCGTTCAAGATGTGTGAAGAAAAGTATAAAATGGCTGAGGCTAACAAGGCATTTTCTCATCTTCGTTTTTAA
- the fusA gene encoding elongation factor G, whose product MEIEISKYRNIGIMAHIDAGKTTTTERVLFYTGKENRIGEVHDGAASMDWMEQEKERGITITSAATTCFWNDHRINIIDTPGHVDFTIEVERSLRVLDGAVAVFDGVAGVEPQSETVWCQADKYNVPRICFVNKMDRIGANFYRCVDMIKSKLGAVPLVTQLPIGSEKDFKGVIDLIDMRSIVWEEETLGAKFSYGDIPSDLLDKAQEFRKALLEAAAEMDDEVMNIYFESNDIPVDLLKKCVRIGAIKGKFVPVLCGSAFKNKGVQPLLDAVVDFLPSPIDVDVITGSDPKDSEKKIEIKPSEKEKFVALAFKVMTDKFVGSLTFIRIYSGKLKSKSTVLNALKNETEGIGRMLLMHANNREDITEARAGDIVALVGLKKTTTGDTLCSVDSPILLERMEFPEPVIEIAVEPKTTSDQEKLGVALNRLVAEDPSLRMSVNAESGQTILKGMGELHLEIIVDRMKREFNVEANVGAPQVAYRETITKSVEIDYTHKKQSGGAGQFAKVKIKFEPLEPGSGFQFESKIVGGAIPKEYIPGVQNGLELIKEGGIISGFPLIDFKATLLDGAFHQVDSSPLAFELAAKGAFKEMGNKAGPKMLEPVMKVEIITPEEYMGDVMGDINSRRGNVADMLDLGNNSKIITASAPLANMFGYINVLRSMSQGRAQYSMHFSCYEQVPQYVVDELKLKYN is encoded by the coding sequence ATGGAAATTGAAATATCTAAATACAGAAATATAGGAATAATGGCTCATATAGATGCTGGTAAAACCACCACAACAGAGCGTGTTTTATTTTATACTGGTAAAGAAAATAGAATCGGTGAAGTGCACGATGGTGCGGCATCTATGGATTGGATGGAGCAAGAAAAAGAGCGCGGAATTACGATCACATCTGCTGCAACAACATGTTTTTGGAATGATCATAGAATTAATATAATAGATACACCTGGTCACGTTGATTTTACTATTGAAGTTGAAAGATCTTTAAGAGTTTTAGATGGTGCAGTTGCTGTATTTGATGGTGTTGCCGGGGTTGAACCTCAATCTGAGACTGTTTGGTGTCAAGCTGATAAATATAATGTTCCTCGTATTTGTTTTGTTAATAAAATGGATAGAATAGGGGCGAATTTTTATCGCTGTGTTGATATGATAAAAAGCAAGCTTGGTGCAGTACCTTTAGTCACTCAATTGCCGATAGGAAGTGAGAAAGATTTCAAAGGTGTTATTGATCTTATTGATATGAGATCTATCGTATGGGAAGAAGAGACACTAGGTGCGAAGTTTTCTTATGGTGATATTCCTTCTGATTTGCTCGATAAAGCTCAAGAATTTAGGAAGGCTTTATTGGAAGCAGCAGCTGAGATGGACGATGAAGTAATGAATATTTACTTTGAAAGTAATGATATTCCAGTGGATTTATTAAAAAAATGTGTAAGGATTGGGGCTATAAAAGGTAAGTTTGTTCCTGTATTATGCGGATCGGCTTTTAAAAACAAAGGTGTTCAGCCTCTTCTTGATGCTGTGGTTGATTTTTTACCTTCTCCTATTGATGTTGATGTAATTACTGGAAGTGATCCTAAAGATTCAGAAAAGAAAATTGAGATTAAGCCTTCGGAAAAAGAAAAGTTTGTAGCTCTTGCGTTTAAAGTGATGACAGATAAATTCGTTGGTAGCTTGACGTTTATTCGTATTTATTCTGGCAAATTAAAATCTAAATCTACTGTTTTAAATGCATTAAAAAACGAAACTGAAGGGATTGGTAGAATGCTACTTATGCATGCAAATAATCGTGAAGATATCACTGAAGCTAGGGCTGGGGATATAGTTGCTTTAGTTGGGCTAAAGAAAACAACCACTGGGGATACTTTATGTTCTGTTGATTCTCCTATATTACTGGAGCGTATGGAATTTCCTGAGCCTGTTATTGAAATTGCTGTGGAACCTAAAACCACTTCAGATCAGGAAAAATTAGGTGTTGCTTTGAATAGGTTGGTTGCAGAAGATCCTTCTTTGAGGATGTCAGTAAATGCGGAAAGCGGTCAGACTATATTAAAAGGTATGGGGGAATTGCATCTTGAGATTATTGTTGATAGAATGAAGCGCGAATTTAATGTTGAAGCTAATGTTGGTGCTCCTCAGGTTGCATATCGTGAAACTATCACTAAATCTGTTGAAATTGATTACACTCATAAAAAACAATCAGGTGGTGCTGGTCAGTTTGCTAAGGTTAAAATAAAATTTGAGCCTCTTGAGCCTGGCTCTGGGTTTCAATTTGAGAGTAAAATTGTAGGTGGTGCTATTCCAAAAGAGTATATACCTGGGGTACAAAATGGCTTGGAGTTGATAAAAGAAGGTGGAATTATTTCTGGCTTCCCATTAATTGATTTTAAGGCTACTCTTCTTGATGGTGCTTTTCATCAGGTTGATTCTAGTCCTTTAGCTTTTGAACTTGCTGCTAAGGGTGCTTTTAAGGAAATGGGGAATAAAGCTGGTCCGAAAATGCTGGAACCTGTAATGAAAGTTGAAATCATAACTCCTGAAGAATATATGGGTGATGTGATGGGTGATATAAATAGTAGAAGAGGAAATGTTGCTGATATGCTGGATTTAGGTAATAATAGTAAAATAATTACTGCTTCGGCACCTCTTGCAAATATGTTTGGTTATATCAACGTTTTGCGTTCTATGTCTCAGGGAAGAGCGCAGTATAGTATGCATTTTTCTTGTTATGAGCAAGTACCACAATATGTGGTTGATGAATTAAAGCTAAAGTATAATTAA
- the tuf gene encoding elongation factor Tu, with translation MTTVVEAFGKPHINVGTIGHVDHGKTTLTAAITKHYGNFVAYDQIDKAPEEKKRGITISTAHVEYQTETRHYAHVDCPGHADYVKNMIVGAAQIDAAILVVSGVDGPMPQTREHILLAKQVGVGYIVVYINKADVADRDMIDLVEMEIRELLSKYGFPGDDVPVIVGSALKALENEDSEYGKKSIDKLMQKLDEYVPIPPRPVELPFILPIEDVFSISGRGTVVTGRIERGEIKTGDEVEIIGLKATQKTICTGVEMFKKLLDKGSAGLNVGILLRGTKREEVERGQVLAKPGTITPHKKFKAEVYILKKEEGGRHTPFFANYQPQFYLRTTDVTGSIKLLDGKEMVIPGDNVSIEVELHVPIAMDKGLRFAIREGGRTVGSGVVSEILE, from the coding sequence ATGACAACAGTAGTAGAAGCATTTGGAAAGCCGCACATAAATGTGGGGACGATAGGACATGTGGATCATGGGAAGACGACGTTAACGGCGGCGATAACAAAGCATTATGGAAATTTTGTAGCGTATGATCAGATAGATAAGGCGCCAGAAGAGAAGAAGCGTGGGATAACAATATCAACGGCGCATGTTGAATATCAGACTGAGACACGCCATTATGCGCATGTTGACTGTCCTGGTCATGCTGATTATGTGAAAAATATGATTGTGGGAGCGGCGCAGATCGATGCGGCGATATTGGTGGTGTCAGGTGTTGACGGGCCGATGCCACAAACGAGAGAGCATATATTGCTCGCAAAGCAGGTTGGAGTTGGGTATATTGTGGTATATATAAACAAAGCGGATGTTGCTGACCGTGATATGATAGATTTAGTGGAAATGGAAATCAGGGAATTGTTGAGTAAATATGGATTTCCAGGCGATGATGTTCCTGTGATAGTTGGTTCGGCACTCAAGGCGCTGGAGAATGAGGATAGCGAATATGGCAAAAAATCAATAGATAAATTGATGCAGAAATTAGATGAATATGTGCCAATTCCACCAAGACCTGTAGAGTTGCCATTTATATTGCCGATTGAGGATGTATTTTCTATATCAGGCCGCGGAACGGTGGTAACAGGAAGAATAGAGCGTGGAGAAATAAAGACTGGCGATGAAGTAGAGATAATAGGTTTAAAAGCGACCCAAAAGACGATATGTACGGGCGTGGAAATGTTCAAGAAATTGCTGGATAAAGGCAGTGCGGGACTGAATGTGGGAATATTGCTCAGAGGAACAAAAAGAGAAGAAGTGGAGCGAGGGCAGGTGCTCGCAAAACCAGGGACGATAACGCCGCATAAGAAATTCAAGGCGGAGGTTTATATATTGAAGAAAGAGGAGGGAGGCAGGCACACGCCATTTTTTGCGAATTACCAGCCGCAATTTTATTTAAGAACGACCGATGTAACAGGAAGTATAAAGTTGCTGGATGGAAAAGAGATGGTGATTCCGGGTGATAATGTGAGTATAGAGGTAGAGTTGCATGTGCCAATAGCGATGGATAAGGGCTTGCGTTTTGCAATAAGAGAAGGCGGTAGAACTGTTGGTTCTGGTGTTGTTTCTGAGATTTTAGAGTAG
- the secE gene encoding preprotein translocase subunit SecE: MLKNLCGFFCDIKQEIRRIAWVKKQEVLSSLFVVIIVILCFSIFFCLVDFISLCTIKALFGIVYDA, encoded by the coding sequence ATGTTAAAAAATTTATGTGGTTTTTTTTGTGATATAAAGCAAGAAATACGAAGAATTGCCTGGGTAAAAAAACAGGAGGTATTATCATCTCTATTTGTTGTAATAATTGTAATATTGTGCTTTTCTATTTTCTTTTGTTTGGTAGATTTTATATCTCTTTGCACAATTAAGGCTTTATTTGGAATTGTTTATGACGCATGA
- the nusG gene encoding transcription termination/antitermination protein NusG yields MTHEYRWYIIKVDYGCERDIRELVSNAVYFKEVFIPYQTVYNTKPDIKEICEVYVCMHLCDESKNILSQVPGFCSSESDNFEVISNDEVSLKCKEFNRYKWYILRVASNYEEKVRQHVLENSIRLGVNSYFKEVFIPYEELNEAELRSKKVATRRKCFPGYVFLYVNLCDEVLNFINNIPKSLKVYGFLKNGNVPKVISDSEISSMCSALYTAQETKKLSYGYEKGEKIKINDGLFQNFTGKVHMIDDKKQIISVEVSILGKPTIIELDLTQVEKIED; encoded by the coding sequence ATGACGCATGAATATAGGTGGTATATCATTAAAGTTGATTATGGGTGTGAGAGAGATATACGCGAACTGGTGAGTAATGCTGTTTATTTTAAGGAAGTATTTATTCCGTATCAGACTGTGTATAATACAAAACCTGATATAAAGGAGATATGCGAAGTATATGTTTGTATGCACCTCTGTGATGAAAGTAAAAATATTTTGAGTCAAGTGCCTGGTTTTTGTAGTAGTGAGTCTGATAATTTTGAAGTAATTTCAAATGACGAGGTAAGTTTAAAATGTAAGGAGTTTAATAGGTATAAGTGGTATATTTTGAGAGTTGCTTCTAATTATGAAGAGAAAGTGCGTCAACATGTACTGGAAAATTCTATTAGACTCGGTGTTAATAGTTATTTTAAGGAAGTTTTTATTCCATATGAAGAGTTAAATGAAGCGGAACTCAGGTCTAAAAAAGTTGCTACACGAAGAAAGTGTTTTCCTGGTTATGTTTTTTTATATGTGAATTTGTGTGATGAAGTGTTAAATTTTATTAATAATATACCAAAATCTCTTAAGGTTTATGGGTTTTTAAAAAATGGTAATGTACCAAAAGTGATTTCTGATAGTGAGATTAGCTCAATGTGTAGCGCACTTTACACTGCTCAAGAGACGAAAAAATTGAGTTATGGTTATGAAAAAGGTGAGAAAATAAAAATTAACGACGGCCTTTTTCAAAATTTTACTGGTAAAGTACATATGATAGACGATAAGAAACAAATTATTAGTGTAGAAGTATCAATTTTAGGTAAGCCTACAATAATAGAACTTGATCTAACTCAAGTAGAGAAAATAGAGGATTAA
- a CDS encoding 50S ribosomal protein L11: MSNVVAKINLLMEAGKAVPGPKIASVLGPRAINVPKFCEAFNKITNSASANYKVGDVVTVRFFIKDDRSHDFTVSSPPVSYLLKQEAKLSKTSSNPGKEMVAKLPMSAIIKIARYKMVDMKVDNEDSAVKMVLGAAKSMGIEVVEG; the protein is encoded by the coding sequence ATGAGTAATGTAGTTGCTAAGATTAATTTACTGATGGAAGCTGGAAAAGCAGTCCCTGGACCGAAAATTGCTTCGGTGCTTGGACCACGCGCCATAAATGTTCCTAAGTTTTGTGAAGCTTTTAATAAGATTACTAACTCTGCTAGTGCTAATTATAAAGTAGGTGACGTAGTGACTGTGCGATTTTTCATAAAGGATGATCGCTCTCATGATTTCACTGTTAGCAGTCCACCTGTGTCTTATTTGCTTAAGCAGGAAGCTAAGTTAAGCAAAACTTCTAGTAATCCAGGTAAAGAGATGGTAGCCAAATTGCCTATGTCTGCTATAATTAAGATAGCACGGTATAAGATGGTTGACATGAAAGTGGATAATGAAGATTCAGCAGTAAAAATGGTTTTAGGTGCTGCTAAATCTATGGGTATAGAAGTTGTAGAAGGTTAA
- the rplA gene encoding 50S ribosomal protein L1, translating into MNTYNDEIYNPKQCLEKIIEFASAKFDESIDVAVNLGVDSRKSEEQVRGTVVLPKGIGRDIKVAVFAQDKHLSEAEKASADIVGGEDLIEEIKKGKKLDVDWCITTPDFMAKVTPIAKILGAKGLMPNPKFGTVTPNVAEAIKIIKSGQIKFRTDKNGIIHGKLGNIKFGIDDLLENLKAFLKVIKDSRPISAKGVYFKSVFLNSTMGKAYKLSKVEDII; encoded by the coding sequence ATGAATACATATAATGATGAAATTTATAATCCTAAACAATGTTTGGAAAAAATCATTGAGTTTGCTTCAGCAAAGTTTGACGAATCAATTGATGTTGCGGTTAATTTAGGCGTAGATTCACGTAAATCTGAGGAGCAGGTGCGTGGTACAGTGGTCCTGCCTAAAGGTATTGGAAGGGATATTAAAGTAGCTGTTTTTGCTCAAGATAAGCATTTATCAGAAGCTGAAAAAGCTAGTGCTGATATTGTTGGAGGAGAGGATTTAATTGAAGAGATAAAAAAAGGTAAGAAGCTTGATGTTGATTGGTGCATCACTACTCCTGATTTTATGGCAAAAGTCACTCCTATTGCAAAGATATTGGGTGCTAAAGGGCTTATGCCTAATCCTAAGTTTGGCACTGTAACACCTAATGTGGCAGAAGCTATTAAAATTATTAAGTCTGGTCAAATAAAATTTAGAACAGATAAAAATGGTATTATTCATGGTAAATTAGGAAATATAAAATTTGGCATTGATGATTTGCTGGAAAATTTGAAAGCCTTTCTTAAAGTGATTAAAGATAGCAGACCTATTTCTGCAAAAGGAGTTTATTTTAAGAGTGTTTTTTTAAATTCGACTATGGGTAAAGCTTATAAATTAAGCAAAGTAGAAGATATAATTTAG
- the rplJ gene encoding 50S ribosomal protein L10, with protein sequence MKRENKDEFIQNIADVFVNNDFLILVNFKSINASDSLTLRNSLKSIAGGVLVVKNTLARLALERTGRFSYLSDSFSGPVAIIYSSGMVEAAKLIVDFANINKEKMSVICAAHSNQLLTTEDVDKLAKLPSLEELHIKIMRLISYNIPARLALSINASSMRLMRALGYYSSKK encoded by the coding sequence GTGAAGCGTGAAAATAAGGATGAGTTTATACAGAATATAGCCGATGTGTTTGTAAATAATGATTTCTTGATATTGGTAAATTTTAAATCTATAAATGCCAGTGATTCATTAACTCTTAGGAATAGCTTAAAGTCTATAGCTGGTGGAGTTTTGGTGGTTAAAAACACTTTAGCTCGCTTGGCTTTGGAAAGAACTGGTAGATTTTCTTATTTATCAGATAGTTTTTCTGGTCCTGTTGCTATTATATACTCTAGCGGCATGGTAGAAGCTGCAAAATTAATAGTTGATTTTGCTAATATTAACAAAGAAAAGATGTCTGTGATTTGCGCGGCTCATTCGAATCAATTGCTCACAACAGAGGATGTTGATAAGTTGGCTAAGTTGCCTTCTCTGGAAGAGCTCCATATTAAAATTATGCGTTTAATATCTTATAATATCCCTGCTCGATTGGCATTGTCTATTAATGCATCTTCTATGAGACTTATGAGAGCGTTGGGTTATTATAGTTCTAAAAAATAA
- the rplL gene encoding 50S ribosomal protein L7/L12 — MSNVTNDLVDKILSLNLLEASELVKVLEEKIGLPAGSFIGGAGAPAGGNVAAAPAAQEKTEYKVVIKEIDASKKIAVIKAVREVDSALGLKEAKELVESLPKDLIANVPKEEAEKIKQKLIEAGATKVDLE, encoded by the coding sequence ATGAGTAATGTAACAAATGATTTAGTTGATAAAATATTATCTTTAAATCTATTAGAGGCTTCTGAGCTTGTGAAAGTGTTAGAAGAGAAAATAGGGTTGCCTGCTGGTTCTTTTATTGGCGGTGCTGGTGCGCCTGCTGGAGGTAATGTTGCAGCTGCTCCTGCTGCTCAAGAAAAGACTGAATATAAGGTCGTAATTAAAGAAATTGATGCTAGCAAAAAAATAGCAGTCATTAAAGCTGTTAGAGAGGTTGATTCTGCGTTAGGTCTAAAAGAAGCTAAAGAATTAGTTGAATCCTTACCTAAAGATTTGATTGCTAATGTTCCTAAAGAGGAAGCAGAAAAAATAAAGCAAAAACTTATTGAAGCAGGAGCAACCAAAGTGGACCTTGAATAG